In the genome of Deltaproteobacteria bacterium, the window ATGATTTCGCAGCAAATCCCATATTCGGGTTGATTACGCTGGAGGAAGTTATGCTCACCAGAACGAAACATTACTTCGTGATCAGTTTTACCGCAGTCGCCTTTCTCTTAGGCAGCAGCGGCGGCGTCATGGCGCAAACACGGATTTCGATCGGCGTCACGGAAACCATCGACGCTTATAACCCCTATGGCGACAGCGTTTCGCTCATGTATGGCATCTGGAGCGAGATAACCGGGCCGTTTTGCACTTACAACTATACGAAGGGTGAATTCGAAGGCCGACTCGCCGAGAAATGGAAAGTGGAAAATCCAACAACATGGGTTTTCTATTTGAACAAGAACTACCAGTTCAACGACGGCTCGCCGGTAACCGCCGACGACGTGGTCCATTCGATCATGACCCGCATCATCAAAGATCCCCAAGCCAAACAAAAAGCCTCCGTTGCCCCTTTTGTCGTCAACGCAGAAGCCACCGACAAGATGACGGTGAAGGTGACCACCAACAAACCCATCGCTCCGCTGCTGGACTTTTTCTGCGACCGCTTAATCGTCACCAGCAAAGCGATGTACGACAAATACGGCCGCGACGTGGCCGATAAAGATCACATGATTGGCGCCGGTCCCTATCGCCTCAAAGAATTGATTCCGGGTCAGCGCTTAGTCTTGGCCAAGAACCCCAATCACCCCGAAGCCAAGAAACATCCCCGAGCGCCGGACGAAGTGGTGTATCGGATCATGCGCGAAACCGAGCAGCGAGTCACCGCTTTGCTCAACGATGAAATACAAATCGGCCAGTTCGTACCGCCCCATCTTCGTGCGCGGGTCGAGAAGGTGCCGAGTTTGCGCATCGCGCAGACAGACTCGATTGAGATCATGTTTCTCGCCATGCAGCCCAAACCACCCTTCGACAAGAAAGAAGTGCGCCAAGCCGTCTGCCACGCCATCAATCGCGATCAGATTATCGGAACGTTATTGGAGGGATTCGCGAGCCGGCTCGACGGGCCGCTCGGCCCCGGACAATATGGATACGATCCCAATCTAAAACCAAAGCTGAGCTACGATCCGGAAAAAGCGAAAAAGCTCTTGGCCCAGGCCGGATTCGCCGGCGGCATCGACGTCGAACTACAAACGCCGGTGGGACGCTATACTCTGGATAAGCAACTCAGCGAAGCGATGATACCGATGCTCAACGCGGTTGGCATCCGCGCTAAGCTCTCAACACCCGAGTGGGCAACGCTCTGGGGCAACGTGCAGAAGGGCACGGTCCCGTTCTACTACATGGGCCGAGGCTCGATCCAAGACCCCAGCCCGGCATTTCATCAATACTTCCACACCGGTGAAACACCGCGCATCGGCTATTCCAATCCAAAAGTTGACGAACTTCTCGATAAGGAACAACAGGAGTTCGATCCCAAAAAACGGCGGCAGTATTTGTCGCAAGCGATGAGCATCATCACTGAAGACGCCCCAGCCTGTTTCATGTGGCGGCATAAGTTGCTGTGGGGCTTGAACCGCAGAGTCGACTACAACCCGTTACCCGATTCGCGCGTGTATGCAATCGACATAGCGGTAAAGAAGTAGGGGCACTCTCCCTTCCCTCTCCCAGAGTCTCCCTGAGGGCGAGGGTTGAGAAACGTTGTACTAAGGGCGCGAATAATTTTTTAGTTTCAATCTGTAATTTGCAATTCCGAGCATCGTGAGGACCTATGAACGGTGAAAAATTCATTGATGTTGACGGTATCCGCACGCGTTACTTCGATGCCGGCAGCGGGCCGGTTATCGTGCTGTTCCACGGCGGCCATTTCGGCTCCCATGACGCCGCCGATTGCGCCGAGGACTGGAGCTTGAACTTCGTCGAGTTGTCAAAATGGTTCCGCGTCATCGCCGTCGACAGAATCGGCCAGGGTTTCACGGACAATCCGAAGCGCGACGAAGATTATACCTACGCAGCCGTCACCGACCACGCGTATCGGTTTATCAAGGCATTGGGGCTGAAAGAGGTTCATCCGGTGGGGCATTCCCGTGGCGCATACTTGGTCGCCCGGCTGACCCTAGAACATCCCGAGCTCTTCAAAACTTGTATCCTGGTGGACACCAACACGTTGGCGCCAGGAATCAGTAAAAACGAAACGGTCATGGCCAATCCGCCGCAACCGCGCCTGAGCCGCGAAAGTCAGCGCTGGATCTTGCAGAAATATTCCTACGGCCATGAGCATATCACCGAGGAATGGCTCGACGTGATGATGCGCGTGGCGGCTACCGCGAAGTATCAGGACGCGGTAAAAAAAATGGAAGATGTCGGCCTGCGCACGACCCGCTTCCTGCCGCATTTGGCGCGGCAGAAAGACGAGACGCTAGGCATCATTCGAGACCGCGGCCTCGGCAAACCGACCTTGTTGGCCTGGTCCTATCAGGATCCGACCGCGACCATCGACCAGGGCTACGCGTTATTTGACTTAATTACCCGCAACACACCCGACTCGCGCATGTACATTTACAACCGCAGTGGCCATTTTTCCTACCGCGAGCATCCGGCGGAGTTTAACGAGATGCTGCGCAGCTTCATCCAGCGCGTGGTCTAGTGAAAACGTTGCATCCACACCGATCGATGTCGCGGCTTGAAGTAGCCGGGCGACCGTGAACTTTTGGACCTTGCACCATCATGATCAGCTATCTCCTGCGCCGCCTCGCCGGCACCATCCCCGTTCTTCTGCTGATCAGCCTACTGGTCTTCTTACTAATCCACGCCGCCCCCGGCGATCCGACTCTGATGTTGCTCGGTGAAGAAACCAACGCCGCCGAGGTTGCCAGAGCCAAAGAACGCTGGGGACTCGACCAGCCTCTCTATGTGCAGTACTGGAAGTTTTTGCGGTCGGCCGCCGGCGGCGACTTCGGCAAATCGTTCAAATACGCCGAGCCGGTTTTAAATGTCATCAAGACACGCCTACCGGCGACCATCGAGTTGGCATTTTTCGCGATCGTCATTGCCACCCTGCTCGCCATTCCGCTCGGCGTCTGGGCCGGCGCGCGGCCCAACTCTTGGATCGACAACCTCGGCACCACCTTCGGCCTGTTCGGCATCAGCATGCCGAGCTTCTGGCTGGCGATCATGCTGATCCTGTTGCTCGCCGGCGTGTTGAATATTCTGCCGACCTCCGGGCGCAGCACCTACGGCATCGCCGGGCCGGAGCAGAGCGGCTTTTACATTTTCGACAGCGTCATGCAAAAAAATTGGCCGGCGGTGTGGGACGCGCTGACACACTTGCTTCTCCCGGCGCTGGCGTTGGGTGTGAACATGCTGGGCATTCTCATGCGCGTGACGCGTTCTTCCATCCTTGAAGTGATGAACGAAGATTTCATCCGCACCGCGCGGGCCAAGGGACTGCGCGAGAACCATGTCGTCTGGCGCCACGTCAGCAGCAACGCGCTGATCCCGGTGATCACCGTCGTCGGCCTTGAACTGGGCACGCTGCTCAGCGGCTCGATCATCGTCGAAACGGTTTTCGCCTGGCCCGGCGGCGGCAGTTTACTGATCACGGCGCTAAACGCGCGCGACTATCCCTTGGTAACGGGGCTGGTGATGACCTACACGCTGGCGTTTGTAATGATTAATTTAATCATCGATGGACTCTATGCAGTCGTTGACCCTCGAATCCGCTACTGAAAAATCCGCTGCTCTGGCGAAGCGGATGCCGCGGCTCCACGTCAAAGCGTTCACCGGCGGCGTGATCGTCATCGCCTTCATCCTGATCGGCATCTTCGGCCCGCTCGTCGCGCCCCACGATCCCAACAGGCAAGAGCTCACGGCGATGATGAAAGCGCCCCAAGGCGTCGGCGCGTCAAACGTTCTCGGCACCGACAATTTAGGCCGCGATATTTTTAGCCGGGTGATTCACGGCGCGCGGGTATCGCTGTTGATCGCCTTCGCCGTGGTCTTCGTCTCTGGATTTATCGGCGTTAGTCTCGGCGCGATCTCCGGTTATTTTGGCGGCAAGGTCGATTTTTTGATTCAGAAACTGGTCGAAGTCGTCTGGGCCTTTCCACCTCTGCTGCTCGGCATCACGATCATGGCGTTTCTCGGCCAAGGATTATTTAATTTAATTCTCGCGCTGGTCGCCCAGCGTTGGATTCCCTACTGCCGCGTCGTGCGCGGTCAGACATTGTCACTGCGCAGCCGCGATTTTGTCACCGCGGCGCGGTCCCTCGGCTCGGGACATTTGACGATCATCCTGCGCCATATCATCCCCAACTTGATTCAAACCTCGCTGGTGATCGGCACTTTCGCCATGGCATCGTCGATCATCGCCGAGGCGAGTTTGAGCTTTCTCGGCGTCGGCGTGCCGCCGGCAATTCCCACCTGGGGCACCATGCTCGCCGACGCGCGCATCTACATCAGCACCGCCTGGTGGCTGCCGCTCTTTCCGGGCGCGTGTATCTTCATCACCGTGCTCGGCATCAACCTGCTCGGCGACGGCCTGCGCGATCTGCTCGATCCGCGGCTCAAGCGGACGGGGAGCGGAATATGAAATACATGGAGTGATGGAGTATTGGAGTGTTGGGTTTTCGCACCCATCACTCCAGTACTCCATCACTCCAATTCTCCCTCTACTACAATTCCCGTTCGTTGATTCTCCCATCGACTCGTGTAGATTAATTGGGATGCGCCGCACAAAAATCGTTTGCACCATTGGCCCCGCCAGTTCTTCCGACAAGATGCTCGAAAGTTTGATCCGCGCCGGCATGAACGTCGCGCGCCTAAACTTCAGCCATGGCGATTACGCTTCGCACCGCCGGGTGATTCGCAAGATTCGCCAGCTCGAACGGAAACTCGACATGCCGGTGGCGATCCTGCAAGATTTGCCCGGCCCGAAAATTCGTATCGGCGAGGTGGCCGGCGACCGTGTGCGTTTGCAAACCCGCCATCCGTTCACGCTGACCAGCCGAAAGATTCTCGGCTCCGAATTGGCGGTCTCGGTCAGTTTTCCCGGTCTTAGCAAGGCGGTGAAAAAAGGCGATCCGATTCTGCTTGGCGACGGCGAGATCGAATTGGTAGCGGTCAAAGTCAGCCCCCACGAAGTCAAATGCCGCATCGTCGTCGGCGGCATTCTGGGCTCGCACAAGGGCATTCATTTTCCGCGCAGCTCGCTCAACGTTC includes:
- a CDS encoding peptide ABC transporter substrate-binding protein, whose amino-acid sequence is MLTRTKHYFVISFTAVAFLLGSSGGVMAQTRISIGVTETIDAYNPYGDSVSLMYGIWSEITGPFCTYNYTKGEFEGRLAEKWKVENPTTWVFYLNKNYQFNDGSPVTADDVVHSIMTRIIKDPQAKQKASVAPFVVNAEATDKMTVKVTTNKPIAPLLDFFCDRLIVTSKAMYDKYGRDVADKDHMIGAGPYRLKELIPGQRLVLAKNPNHPEAKKHPRAPDEVVYRIMRETEQRVTALLNDEIQIGQFVPPHLRARVEKVPSLRIAQTDSIEIMFLAMQPKPPFDKKEVRQAVCHAINRDQIIGTLLEGFASRLDGPLGPGQYGYDPNLKPKLSYDPEKAKKLLAQAGFAGGIDVELQTPVGRYTLDKQLSEAMIPMLNAVGIRAKLSTPEWATLWGNVQKGTVPFYYMGRGSIQDPSPAFHQYFHTGETPRIGYSNPKVDELLDKEQQEFDPKKRRQYLSQAMSIITEDAPACFMWRHKLLWGLNRRVDYNPLPDSRVYAIDIAVKK
- a CDS encoding alpha/beta hydrolase, with the protein product MNGEKFIDVDGIRTRYFDAGSGPVIVLFHGGHFGSHDAADCAEDWSLNFVELSKWFRVIAVDRIGQGFTDNPKRDEDYTYAAVTDHAYRFIKALGLKEVHPVGHSRGAYLVARLTLEHPELFKTCILVDTNTLAPGISKNETVMANPPQPRLSRESQRWILQKYSYGHEHITEEWLDVMMRVAATAKYQDAVKKMEDVGLRTTRFLPHLARQKDETLGIIRDRGLGKPTLLAWSYQDPTATIDQGYALFDLITRNTPDSRMYIYNRSGHFSYREHPAEFNEMLRSFIQRVV
- a CDS encoding ABC transporter permease; the protein is MISYLLRRLAGTIPVLLLISLLVFLLIHAAPGDPTLMLLGEETNAAEVARAKERWGLDQPLYVQYWKFLRSAAGGDFGKSFKYAEPVLNVIKTRLPATIELAFFAIVIATLLAIPLGVWAGARPNSWIDNLGTTFGLFGISMPSFWLAIMLILLLAGVLNILPTSGRSTYGIAGPEQSGFYIFDSVMQKNWPAVWDALTHLLLPALALGVNMLGILMRVTRSSILEVMNEDFIRTARAKGLRENHVVWRHVSSNALIPVITVVGLELGTLLSGSIIVETVFAWPGGGSLLITALNARDYPLVTGLVMTYTLAFVMINLIIDGLYAVVDPRIRY
- a CDS encoding ABC transporter permease, encoding MDSMQSLTLESATEKSAALAKRMPRLHVKAFTGGVIVIAFILIGIFGPLVAPHDPNRQELTAMMKAPQGVGASNVLGTDNLGRDIFSRVIHGARVSLLIAFAVVFVSGFIGVSLGAISGYFGGKVDFLIQKLVEVVWAFPPLLLGITIMAFLGQGLFNLILALVAQRWIPYCRVVRGQTLSLRSRDFVTAARSLGSGHLTIILRHIIPNLIQTSLVIGTFAMASSIIAEASLSFLGVGVPPAIPTWGTMLADARIYISTAWWLPLFPGACIFITVLGINLLGDGLRDLLDPRLKRTGSGI